The genomic window CCATCCCCAAACACCCCCACATCCCCATGGTCTGGGTAAGCCTGAATCCACTACTCACTTTTTAAGAGTATGAATAAGGTCCTGATATCTTTTCTGTTGGTAAACCTATGAGGAGAGCACATGCACCATGATTTcccttttacagatgtgaaaactgaggtctagaaaggaggaaaagtgaCTTGAGTAGATCATCTGGTTATTTAGAGTCAAGACAAGGATGGTAACCCAAATCTCCCACCTCCAAATCCAGAGATCTTCCCCCTTTGGGTTAGTGTCCCCTGGTGACCAGCCATGAGAGCTAAGCTGCTCCTCTCAGTTCATATCCTCAGATGATCAGCCTCTTAGAGAAGGCATACTCTCCTGAGATTCCTTTTGGCTCAGCAGATTTTAACcagatttctttttctgcctttgaaaACCCAAATGGCCATCACCATGCCCAATGGGATCTCCCATTGTTCCCTTCTATGCTCACTGTCTTTCCTTCAGCCTGGACAAATGGCTCAAGAACCCATCAACCCCAGTGTTCTGCCTTTGCTCACACAGTTCTCCATTCCTCGGATGCCCTTCCCATCTTCTTCCATCACTTCCCCATACATCCTTAGAGCCAAGAACATTGGCACCTGTAGCTGCACTTACTACAGCATGAGAATGCCCCATAGAAGGTCACGTCCCAGACAGGCGCTAGAGAGCTGACTATGCTTGATGACTAGAGACGGCAACATTCCAAGTGCCTAAGTCCACCCTCCTCCTCACAGTGGCCCCAGAGATTTAGGGAAAGCATAAAATTCTGGGAATTCAGAAGGGATACTTTGGGAGGAGAGTGGAGGAGACACTTGAATCTCCTCATGTTCCACATGGGCTCCCGTTTGAGTCCCAGGAGGGGGTTGTGGTTTTCGCAGGTCAGGGCAGGCCCCAGGAAAAAAGAGAACAACCGAGTGTAGACTACTGTTCCCCTCTCACTAAGGAGTTAAGGAAGAAGGCCTAGCAATGAGAGCTCCTCTTGATTTTCCTTCCATTGTCCTCTTAGGACTACTCCCTAAACCCACTCTGTGGGCCCAGCCTGCCCCAGTCGTGGCACCAAGGACCAGCATCACTCTCTGGTGCTCAAGGCCCAAGCTGTCTTCTGTTCTAAAATGGAGGTTCACTCTGTGGAAGGATGGAATGCATCATCCCCTACAGAAGCATCTCTCAGCAGAGTCCCAGACTggcttcctcctctcttctgtgAGCCCCGAGGATACTGGGAGCTATAAATGTACTTACATGGAACCAAATTCCTCTAATGGAATATCAAAGATGAGTGATGCCCTAGAGTTGGTGGTGACAGGTAAGGCTTATGTGTGATCCCCAGAACAACTGTGAGTGTGACCCTTCTGGCCTCAACCCTGATAGAGGACCCATAGACATTAGTGGATAGTCTCTAAACTGCAAGCTCTGCCTCCAGGTCCTGTCAGGGCTCAGGGGTCTTGGAAGACAAGATGCTGTTCTGACCTAGAATTCTAGGAGGAAAGGCAATGAATGGGTGACCTTGGTTGGGGGTTAATATCAATGTCACAATGCCTCAGAGATCAAAGATCCCTTGGAAGATTTTGAAGCCAAAACCCCCATATTACCAATGAGTAAAATGGCACCATGGAGAGGGAAAGACTTGTCCAGACTCATCCAAGAGAATGACAGAGTATATAAGTGAGCTCAAGCCATCTTCCTCAACCATGACTTGAACCCTGGTTTTAGGCTCCACACTGAGCCAGTCTGTGACAACCCAGATATAAAGTGAGGGGAAATTATCCTCCCTGCCATGAGCCATCAGATATATAGGACCCTATATTGGGTGAGGTTCCCTGAATGAGAAAGTCTCCTTAGAGTCCTGGGTTTTTAGAATAGGAAGGGGCTGAGAGGTAATCCCCTCTTTTATAGATTGGATAACTGAGGCTCAGGCAGGGCCCATGTGTGGGCCATATTCACACCAGGACTCAGGAGCAGAGCAAAGATGTGACTCAAGTATCCTGACTCCCAATAGAGGGTTCTTCCTCTAACAGGATCTCTCCCTAAACCTTTCCTTTCAGTGTTCTCAGTCTTTGGGATGGATATTGGGGTACAAAGGACTCTCTAACTCTGGTAGCTCCTCCAGTTTCACTCTGGGGTGATATTAACTCTCTTAGGAACAGACCCTTCAGCCCTTAGAGAGACAGAGGTCAGCTGATTTTACCCTCCTCTCTGTGAGGGCTCAGTATGATGGTAACTAGAGCTGCCTCTACCATGAGAGGAGAGCTCCATCAGAGAGATCTGAGCCCAGTGAGGTCCTGGAGTTCCAAGTAACAGCTGTTATGTGGCAAGGTCTGTAGATATAAAGAAGAGGGTTGGGTGTCCAAATTGAAATGTAGTCCAGGAAGAGCATATTACTTAGGATTCTTGATTCTTATGAGGTAGAAATTATGGAGTCCATCCCTATGTGTGTGAAGGATGCGGGAAGAAAGATTGGTGAGGTCGGGTACCACTCCAAGATCCAGGAAGAAGGACTAGAACACGAATAACCTTGTGGTTTCCCAGTATACATTTCAGCTTTAGCATCTCTCACTCTCTGGGGAAGTAAGTAGGCTTTGGGCAAGGAATGATCCAAGAGCCAATGAAAATAGAAGGCAATGAGCAAAGAATCCTTGAGCCCATGGAcctcttgtcccctctccccTTTGTGAAAGGGACTTTGAAGGTCTCTGACCTATTCTTGCATTCTAGACGTATTCCCCAAGGCTTCCCTCTCAGTCTGGCCTGGACCAGAGGTGGCCTCAGGAACCAACGTGACCCTCCTGTGTAAGGGGCCCTCTTGGAGTACTAAGTTTCTTCTGCACAAGGAGGGAGATGAGGAAATCCTGCACAGCACAGATATCATTCAGGATGGAGCCCAGTTCTTCTTCCCTCATGTGACTACCAAGCACTCTGGCATTTATACATGCAGCTACCAGCCCAGCACCAATGGCAGTCTCTGGACACAGCACAGTGACCCTGTGGAGCTAACTGTGAGAGGTGAGAGAAAGAAACATGCAGGACCTACTAGGAGGTGAAAACAACCACTTTGTGCTTCACGTCCTATAGAAGAAGGAATCTGTGACCTTGCCTCTCACCCAGAAATAGAGGATAAGAGGTAACAAAGACATGGACATTACCCTTGATCCTAAGGGCAGGAGGCCAAGGGTGTGGGCTAGAATGGAAGATTGAGTTCATAACAACACATGACCCACATTTCTCCATCCTGGTTTTGGAGTTTCTAACCTTAATTCCAAGGCAGGAACCCTTTTTAAGTAGTGTTTGGCCAATATGTTGAATGTTGGATGGGAACTCTGAAGGGAGATAGGAGAAGAAAGGACAGGGACAACTGCAGGGGCAAGGTGAGGATCCCCTCAAGGCAATGATTTAGGAGGACTCTTCTGTCTTCCTCAGGGCCCAGAAGCATCCTCATGATCATGACCCTCAGCTTTGTCTCCATCTTCCCCCTCTGTATTGCCCTGTTGGCATTCCTCTACCGTTCATCTATTCCTATGGGTAAGTGTGGGGAAGAAGAGTGAAACTCTTAAGTGTCTGAAGGAATAAAGAGATGTGTGAAGACTCAGGGCTCATCTGCCTCCTTTGGGAACTTTCCTGATAGTTTTCTTTGCCCTGTCCCTCTACAGGAGCCTTTCTGGGAAACCGACCTAGGAGGTAAGGAGACTCAGTTCCTATTTTAATAGTCCTCAGATTCTTTCTTCTAATGAAACCCTGGACTCTTTCTACTGGATAGTGTGCCTGGTAAGGAGATGTTCAAAGAAACTTCCAGAGTAACCTGCATCCTCTTGTTCATTTCCTCCCTGTTCTCCTACAGGTGCCTCTGCTGCCCTTGTCTTCCCCAGACAGTCTCCCCATCTCAGCCCTTTGAGGCCCCCAGAGAGGAAACCCCATGTAAGTTATAGGATCAGAAATGGGGCATGGTCATGGGGATGAGGGAGGGGACTGGATCCTGAGTTGTCTGAGCAGAAAATAGGTCCTAGTCTTGGGATCAAGATGACTGATgaaacttctttctccttcagatGCAGAAGTAGACAACAAGAGACCAAGGGAAAGATTGGTGAGTTAAACACATCCTGTCCTCCATGTAGAGGAGCTGGTCATCTTTGACCTTAACCTTTTCCCATAAGTCCCAGGCAAGGCTTAGACTACCTGATAATCACTTATCTGTCGTTTCTTCTACTCACCTAGTCCAGGGAGTGTGAACTGGGAATCCTCGAGTTTTTTAAGGATTTCAGGAACTTTACTTCCATATCATTCACTTCCTAGAAAATCCTAGAAAGTTCATTTCATGTAATAAAAGGCAGGAAACAGAGACAACTGTAGGTCTCACCAGGTGGCCTGCCAAGCATtcacaacaaaaaagaagataaagaatgtCTGTCCCACTGTCCCTCGATGTTCCCTCATGCAATAGAGGGGTTTTTTTAtgtggggaaagaagagagggggaaatggagtCTTCTCTACCTCAAGTCCAGAACAAAGAAAGGAGCAGTGATGTTGGTTTGGATCAAG from Monodelphis domestica isolate mMonDom1 chromosome 4, mMonDom1.pri, whole genome shotgun sequence includes these protein-coding regions:
- the LOC103093701 gene encoding platelet glycoprotein VI-like; the protein is MASTLYAQAWSFPNKAFYGERFGYFPGTFKHLGASLVHLGSPQYLISTKIPDHCQGTLIRPTLSAVPSPLVYYGGNVTLKCQGQVGSDRFQLWKDGELIEDRNVSHSLEWFLLKNVDEMNFKRSYSCRYRLGTSWSLTYSCILDVFPKASLSVWPGPEVASGTNVTLLCKGPSWSTKFLLHKEGDEEILHSTDIIQDGAQFFFPHVTTKHSGIYTCSYQPSTNGSLWTQHSDPVELTVRGPRSILMIMTLSFVSIFPLCIALLAFLYRSSIPMGASAALVFPRQSPHLSPLRPPERKPHMQK